The following are from one region of the Segatella oris genome:
- a CDS encoding S41 family peptidase: MKHFLRSILPLLLFLCASLLSGCVKEDEFANNPRGNFEALWRIIDEHYCFFDYKAKQYGLDWNDVYARYSKQINGQMTEGQLFEVLGNMLGELRDGHVNMYTSFNIARNWSWRENYPSNVNDSLINRYLGTDYRISNGMKYRILDDNIGYIRCATFEYGLGSGNLNEILAYFLTARGLIIDIRNNGGGMISSAEELAARFTNDDILVGYFQHKTGRGHNDFSAMKEQWLHPSRGLRWQKPVIVLTNRGVYSAANEFVKYMKCCPNVKIVGDTTGGGAGLPFSSELPNGWSVRFSACPIYDKDGQSTEFGIPPDVHAGLNRFDFFSGIDTIIEQARKILK, translated from the coding sequence ATGAAGCATTTCCTACGTTCCATATTGCCTTTACTGCTGTTTCTTTGCGCATCTCTGCTGTCCGGTTGCGTAAAGGAAGATGAGTTTGCCAACAATCCACGGGGAAATTTTGAAGCGTTATGGCGTATCATAGATGAGCATTACTGTTTTTTTGACTATAAAGCCAAGCAATATGGTCTCGACTGGAATGATGTTTACGCGCGTTACAGCAAGCAGATTAACGGTCAGATGACCGAAGGACAGCTTTTCGAAGTACTTGGGAACATGCTCGGTGAACTACGGGATGGGCATGTAAACATGTACACCAGCTTCAATATTGCACGCAACTGGTCGTGGCGTGAGAACTATCCGAGCAATGTAAACGACTCATTAATCAACCGTTATTTAGGCACAGACTACCGCATTTCCAATGGAATGAAGTATCGTATCCTTGATGATAATATCGGCTATATACGCTGTGCAACGTTCGAATATGGGTTGGGAAGCGGCAACTTGAATGAGATCTTAGCTTATTTCCTGACGGCACGTGGTCTGATTATCGACATCCGTAATAACGGCGGAGGAATGATTTCGAGTGCTGAAGAGCTGGCAGCACGCTTCACGAATGATGATATTCTTGTAGGCTATTTCCAGCATAAGACAGGACGAGGGCATAATGATTTCTCTGCAATGAAAGAGCAATGGCTGCATCCAAGCCGTGGTTTGCGCTGGCAAAAACCTGTTATTGTGCTGACAAACCGTGGCGTTTACAGTGCTGCCAACGAGTTTGTGAAGTATATGAAATGCTGCCCTAACGTCAAGATTGTAGGCGACACGACCGGTGGGGGAGCTGGACTTCCCTTCAGTAGTGAATTGCCTAACGGGTGGAGTGTACGTTTCTCAGCTTGTCCTATCTATGATAAAGACGGACAAAGTACGGAATTTGGCATCCCACCTGATGTGCATGCAGGGCTCAATAGATTTGACTTCTTCAGCGGAATAGATACAATCATCGAACAAGCACGTAAGATATTGAAATAG
- a CDS encoding TrkH family potassium uptake protein, with amino-acid sequence MINRSIIFKIIGSLLFIEAILLLACLCMAVGYQEDDVLAFIITIILTTFTGIVLHFLGRHANNYMSRRDAYLVVTLSWIIFSLFGTFPFMISGYIPNFTDAYFETMSGFTTTGATIIDDVDKLPHGLLFWRSMTQWIGGLGIVFFTTAILPSFVGGSVKVFAAEATGPVTTRLHPRLSTNAKWIWVVYLVLTISCILSYMICGMGWFDSINYAMGTTATGGFSTHTDSAEFFRSPAVEYIATFFCFISGTNFTLLYMSATHRSLKMMFKSEEFRFYTFVVIAFSLFIMAQLMLHNGYDLEKAFRCGIFQVVSFITTTGLFNDDAAQWPHVTWVVLATCMFLGACSGSTSGGFKSIRSVMMLKIIRNEFKQILHPNAILPIHVDGSNIPSQKRVTLLSFLAVYLLLCLFASFIFIAAGVDNTNAITITLSTLGNVGPSLGLEIGPTMSWSMLPAGIKWVCSALMLIGRIEIFTILVIFTPAFWKDR; translated from the coding sequence ATGATCAATCGTAGCATCATATTCAAGATCATCGGCTCGTTACTTTTCATCGAAGCCATACTGCTATTGGCCTGCCTGTGCATGGCTGTCGGCTACCAGGAAGACGATGTTCTTGCCTTTATCATCACCATCATCCTGACTACGTTCACGGGAATTGTACTGCATTTCCTTGGCCGTCATGCCAACAACTACATGAGTCGACGCGATGCCTACCTTGTCGTGACGCTCTCATGGATAATCTTCAGTCTCTTTGGTACATTTCCTTTCATGATCAGTGGTTACATCCCAAACTTCACCGACGCTTATTTTGAAACCATGTCGGGCTTTACAACCACTGGCGCCACTATCATTGACGACGTTGACAAGCTGCCACATGGCCTGCTTTTCTGGCGTAGTATGACGCAATGGATAGGCGGATTGGGCATTGTTTTCTTTACCACGGCCATTCTTCCTTCCTTTGTCGGTGGTTCCGTCAAAGTGTTTGCAGCCGAAGCAACAGGGCCTGTTACCACGCGATTACATCCTCGGCTCAGCACAAATGCAAAGTGGATATGGGTTGTCTATCTTGTACTGACCATCAGTTGCATACTCAGTTACATGATTTGTGGCATGGGATGGTTTGACAGCATCAACTATGCCATGGGGACAACTGCCACCGGTGGTTTCTCAACCCATACCGACAGCGCAGAGTTTTTCCGCTCTCCGGCAGTAGAATATATTGCTACTTTCTTCTGTTTCATTTCGGGAACGAACTTCACCTTATTATATATGTCGGCCACACATCGCTCTTTAAAAATGATGTTCAAGAGCGAAGAGTTCCGCTTCTACACCTTTGTCGTCATCGCATTCTCGCTTTTCATCATGGCTCAACTCATGCTTCACAATGGCTATGACCTTGAGAAAGCGTTTCGTTGTGGCATCTTCCAGGTTGTTTCTTTCATCACGACGACAGGTCTCTTCAATGATGATGCCGCCCAATGGCCCCATGTCACCTGGGTTGTTCTGGCCACTTGCATGTTCCTCGGGGCCTGTTCCGGCAGCACAAGTGGTGGTTTCAAGAGCATCCGCAGCGTCATGATGCTGAAGATTATCCGTAATGAATTCAAGCAGATTCTGCATCCCAACGCCATACTTCCTATTCATGTAGACGGCAGCAACATTCCTTCGCAGAAGCGTGTCACGCTGCTTTCTTTCTTGGCAGTCTATCTGTTGCTGTGCCTCTTCGCGTCGTTTATCTTCATTGCAGCAGGGGTTGACAACACGAATGCCATTACCATCACATTGAGTACCCTTGGTAATGTCGGCCCTTCATTGGGCCTTGAGATTGGTCCCACCATGAGTTGGTCGATGCTTCCGGCTGGAATCAAGTGGGTCTGTTCGGCATTAATGCTCATTGGAAGAATTGAAATCTTCACTATTCTGGTTATATTTACTCCTGCATTCTGGAAAGATAGATAG
- a CDS encoding helix-turn-helix domain-containing protein codes for MDYRETIITGSDFTKMGATETKDYVAHVLCLQGSCSFIYNDKQYNIQKNNLLIVREHHLLKDFSLHEKFEVTVLYINIPFMDSAAPDANFGVRSTLLLMENPILELTEKEAKVCQDDMNAIVKRADNRCHAFYLDALAVSCLQFFLDIFHFEDRIYGPTHVPLRSARLIRDFIKLLQNGEYKLHREVAYYADKLFVTAKYLSDVCRTVTGHPANYWIHHFVKIDIRLHLRNRRLSVLEISEKFNFSSPAHFTRYVQAQLGESPSAIRER; via the coding sequence ATGGACTACCGCGAAACAATCATTACCGGAAGTGACTTTACGAAGATGGGAGCTACTGAAACCAAGGATTATGTTGCTCATGTGTTATGTTTGCAAGGCTCGTGCAGCTTTATTTACAACGACAAACAATATAACATTCAGAAAAACAACTTGTTAATCGTTCGAGAACATCATTTATTGAAAGACTTCTCTCTGCATGAAAAATTCGAAGTAACAGTACTCTATATCAATATTCCTTTTATGGATTCGGCGGCTCCTGATGCCAATTTCGGTGTCAGAAGCACGTTGTTACTGATGGAAAACCCAATTTTGGAATTGACCGAGAAAGAAGCAAAAGTATGCCAGGATGACATGAATGCCATTGTCAAGAGAGCCGATAACAGGTGTCATGCCTTTTATCTTGATGCGCTTGCCGTAAGTTGTTTGCAGTTCTTCTTAGACATCTTTCACTTCGAAGACCGTATTTACGGCCCCACACATGTGCCTCTTCGGTCGGCAAGACTTATTCGGGATTTCATCAAACTGTTGCAGAATGGTGAGTATAAGTTACATCGGGAAGTGGCTTATTATGCCGATAAACTCTTTGTCACGGCCAAGTATCTGTCGGACGTTTGCCGTACAGTTACGGGGCATCCTGCCAACTATTGGATACATCATTTTGTAAAGATTGACATTCGGTTGCACTTGCGTAATCGGCGATTATCAGTGTTGGAGATCAGTGAAAAGTTTAATTTCTCATCGCCGGCCCACTTCACCCGTTACGTACAGGCACAGCTTGGAGAGTCGCCTTCGGCTATCCGTGAGCGTTAG
- the rsfS gene encoding ribosome silencing factor, producing the protein METTEKLVETITKGIQEKKGKDITIINLKHIDGAIAKYFIICQGNSPTQIEAIAGSISDTVREDLKEKPINVAGLGNNQWVAIDYSDVLVHIFMPETREYYNLENLWEDAKLTNIPNLD; encoded by the coding sequence ATGGAAACAACAGAAAAGTTGGTTGAGACCATCACAAAAGGCATACAAGAGAAGAAAGGTAAGGACATTACTATTATCAATCTGAAACATATTGACGGGGCTATTGCCAAATATTTCATTATCTGTCAAGGCAACTCACCGACACAGATAGAGGCCATTGCAGGCTCAATCAGCGATACTGTTCGTGAAGACTTAAAGGAAAAGCCTATCAATGTGGCCGGACTCGGCAACAATCAATGGGTAGCTATTGACTATTCTGACGTGCTCGTGCATATCTTCATGCCTGAAACACGCGAATATTATAACCTTGAAAACCTGTGGGAAGATGCCAAATTAACAAATATTCCAAATCTCGATTAG
- the ftsH gene encoding ATP-dependent zinc metalloprotease FtsH produces MNEKKNFLNNRDKGNEPKMPRFNMNWIYLLVAIVAGVFLLSGGGNMLARDGANQEASYTKFKQYVAKGYATSVVVNKEKSTLKMYVAPKHIQDVFHMNAKQVGTRPYVNVAFGSVDELEKFLTYEQKAGKIVDFSYDNDSGSSIFNGLLFQFGPLLLLILFWFWLMRRMSGGGNVGGGGGIFSVGKSKAKLYEKANDLGITFKDVAGQEGAKQEVQEIVEFLKNPQKYTELGGKIPKGALLVGPPGTGKTLLAKAVAGEAGVPFFSMSGSDFVEMFVGVGASRVRDVFSQAKDKSPCIIFIDEIDAVGRARSKNPSMGGNDERENTLNALLTEMDGFGTNSGVIVLAATNRADMLDKALLRAGRFDRQINVDLPDLTERKAIFKVHLRPLKVDNSLDIDFLARQTPGFSGADIANVCNEAALIAARHNSKTVCKQDFLDAVDRIIGGLEKKTKVMTAAEKRSIALHEAGHATISWFCEHANPLVKVSIVPRGQALGAAWYLPEERQITTKEQMLDEMCALLGGRAAEELFTGHISTGAMNDLERATKSAYGMIAYAGMSDRLPNICYYNNQEYQFQRPYSETTAKVIDDEVLKMINDQYARAKQMLEEHKKGHNELAELLITREVIYAEDVERIFGKRPWISRAQEIINENEANVPKLEDMPDAVKQAEAEHQASLEKNNSNE; encoded by the coding sequence ATGAACGAAAAAAAGAACTTCTTAAATAACAGAGATAAAGGCAATGAGCCTAAGATGCCACGGTTCAATATGAACTGGATCTACTTGCTTGTGGCCATCGTTGCAGGCGTATTCCTGCTCTCTGGAGGCGGGAACATGCTCGCCAGAGACGGAGCTAATCAAGAAGCTTCATATACAAAATTCAAGCAATATGTGGCAAAAGGCTATGCAACCAGCGTTGTTGTGAACAAGGAAAAAAGCACGCTGAAGATGTATGTTGCACCGAAACATATTCAAGATGTATTCCACATGAATGCCAAGCAGGTAGGAACACGCCCTTATGTCAATGTGGCTTTTGGTTCTGTCGACGAGCTTGAGAAGTTCCTTACTTACGAACAAAAGGCTGGAAAAATAGTCGATTTCAGTTATGACAACGACTCCGGGAGCAGTATTTTCAACGGACTTCTGTTCCAATTTGGGCCGCTCTTACTCCTTATCTTGTTCTGGTTCTGGCTCATGCGGCGCATGAGTGGCGGTGGAAATGTTGGCGGAGGAGGTGGCATCTTCAGTGTAGGCAAGAGCAAAGCCAAGCTATATGAGAAAGCCAACGACCTCGGGATAACATTCAAAGACGTAGCCGGACAAGAGGGAGCAAAGCAAGAAGTGCAGGAAATTGTAGAGTTCTTGAAGAATCCCCAGAAGTATACTGAGCTCGGAGGAAAGATACCTAAGGGTGCATTACTCGTCGGACCACCGGGTACCGGCAAGACTTTGTTGGCCAAAGCTGTGGCAGGTGAAGCCGGAGTTCCATTCTTCTCTATGAGTGGTTCAGACTTTGTTGAGATGTTTGTCGGTGTCGGTGCAAGCCGAGTTCGCGACGTTTTCTCGCAAGCTAAAGACAAATCACCATGTATTATCTTTATAGATGAGATTGATGCCGTAGGCCGTGCCCGCAGCAAGAACCCCTCTATGGGCGGTAATGACGAGCGAGAGAACACGCTGAATGCCTTATTGACAGAGATGGATGGTTTCGGAACAAACAGTGGAGTCATTGTTCTGGCAGCTACAAACCGTGCAGATATGCTCGACAAAGCCTTGCTTCGTGCAGGTCGTTTCGACCGTCAGATCAACGTAGATCTGCCGGATCTGACTGAACGTAAGGCCATTTTCAAAGTCCATCTGCGTCCTCTGAAGGTGGATAACAGCCTTGATATCGACTTCCTTGCACGCCAAACACCTGGCTTTTCGGGTGCCGACATCGCCAATGTTTGTAATGAAGCAGCACTGATTGCTGCCCGTCATAACAGCAAGACGGTCTGCAAGCAAGACTTCCTTGATGCCGTTGACCGCATCATCGGTGGTTTAGAGAAGAAAACCAAGGTGATGACAGCCGCCGAGAAGCGTTCTATCGCATTGCATGAAGCCGGACATGCCACGATCAGCTGGTTCTGTGAACATGCTAATCCGCTTGTAAAGGTGAGCATAGTTCCTCGTGGTCAGGCCCTTGGTGCAGCGTGGTATCTGCCCGAAGAACGCCAGATCACGACCAAAGAGCAAATGCTCGACGAGATGTGTGCACTGCTTGGAGGCCGTGCAGCAGAGGAGTTGTTCACCGGACATATCTCAACAGGCGCGATGAACGACCTCGAACGCGCCACCAAGAGTGCCTATGGCATGATTGCTTATGCCGGTATGAGCGACCGATTGCCTAACATCTGCTATTACAACAACCAGGAATATCAGTTCCAACGCCCTTACTCTGAGACCACCGCTAAGGTGATTGACGATGAAGTTTTGAAGATGATCAACGACCAATATGCCCGTGCAAAGCAAATGCTTGAAGAACATAAAAAGGGACATAATGAACTGGCTGAACTGCTTATCACACGTGAGGTCATCTATGCAGAAGACGTGGAACGCATCTTCGGAAAGCGTCCATGGATTAGCCGGGCACAGGAGATTATCAACGAAAATGAGGCCAATGTGCCGAAACTTGAAGACATGCCCGATGCTGTAAAGCAAGCTGAAGCTGAACATCAAGCATCATTAGAAAAGAACAATAGCAATGAGTGA
- a CDS encoding DUF3316 domain-containing protein, with amino-acid sequence MRTIRNNIFLAGLMLCLCPLVSTAQTDKVRAGERVITNSKMIGWGTTNLLDTYLSPEEYTGLDLRYISHTLRQREGSHMIYELIHQGNIAYVNNRAKNGREIAGNYNFQCGLHYLCGAWKLGRNELQLEAGGNAELNLGFLYNTRNSNNPAQAHAFLNLLPVAALTYNFQNPFCSSGFRDFRLRYEVGMPLVGVMFSPNYGQSYYELFSKGNYDHNIVPTYIGNTPSLRHFLTLDIPLWRATLRIGYQGEYLQAHVNKIKYHTYTHTLLLGVTKTFKLTHVRR; translated from the coding sequence ATGCGAACAATACGAAATAACATCTTTTTGGCGGGTTTGATGTTATGTCTTTGCCCGTTGGTTTCTACTGCCCAGACCGATAAGGTGAGGGCCGGAGAACGTGTCATCACCAATAGTAAGATGATAGGGTGGGGCACAACAAACCTCCTTGATACGTATCTCAGTCCTGAAGAATACACGGGATTAGACCTCCGTTACATCAGTCATACGCTGCGACAACGTGAGGGAAGCCATATGATCTATGAGTTAATTCATCAAGGCAACATAGCCTATGTGAACAATCGAGCCAAGAATGGAAGGGAAATCGCCGGTAACTATAACTTCCAGTGTGGCCTGCATTATCTCTGTGGAGCATGGAAGTTAGGGCGTAATGAGTTACAGTTGGAGGCCGGAGGAAATGCAGAACTCAATCTCGGTTTCCTTTATAATACGCGTAACAGCAATAATCCGGCTCAGGCTCATGCCTTTCTTAACCTGCTTCCGGTGGCTGCTTTGACCTACAATTTCCAAAATCCTTTCTGTTCAAGTGGGTTTCGCGACTTCCGTTTGCGTTATGAAGTGGGTATGCCTTTGGTGGGAGTGATGTTCTCACCTAACTATGGACAATCCTATTATGAGCTGTTTTCGAAAGGCAATTACGACCATAATATTGTGCCGACCTATATTGGAAATACGCCTTCTTTACGGCATTTCCTGACCTTGGATATCCCTCTTTGGCGGGCAACTCTCCGCATTGGATACCAAGGGGAGTATCTGCAAGCGCACGTAAATAAAATAAAATACCACACCTATACGCATACTTTGCTGCTCGGGGTGACCAAAACGTTTAAGCTAACTCATGTCAGAAGATGA
- a CDS encoding phosphatidate cytidylyltransferase codes for MSDKMKNLIVRAISGALFVVIMVGGFMSPRTMVALFALITGLTVWEFTGLVNQRKGVTVNRFISTVAGVYFFLAVAAFRMGITSNFIIFVPYLLTIIYLFISELYLKQEDPVNDWAYTMLSQLYIALPFSMINVLGFELSEDGLSCHYNMLLPLCVFIFLWLNDTGAYCSGSLFGKHKLFPRISPGKSWEGSIGGGILVMIVAAFIGYYTNENGQISQLSVLGWVGLGLIVVVFGTWGDLVESLFKRTLGIKDSGKIMPGHGGMLDRFDSSLMAIPASVVYLYTLQLLS; via the coding sequence ATGAGTGACAAAATGAAGAATTTGATTGTGAGAGCCATCAGCGGTGCGCTCTTCGTCGTTATCATGGTGGGTGGCTTCATGAGTCCACGCACAATGGTGGCATTGTTTGCCCTGATTACCGGACTGACCGTATGGGAATTCACCGGATTAGTGAACCAAAGAAAGGGCGTAACGGTCAATCGTTTCATCAGCACAGTGGCTGGAGTTTATTTCTTTCTGGCCGTAGCTGCCTTCCGAATGGGCATCACATCAAACTTCATTATCTTTGTTCCTTACCTGCTTACAATCATCTATCTCTTCATCAGCGAACTCTACCTGAAACAGGAAGACCCTGTCAACGACTGGGCATATACCATGCTTTCGCAACTCTATATTGCCCTCCCGTTCTCCATGATCAACGTTCTTGGCTTTGAACTTTCGGAAGACGGCCTCAGCTGTCACTACAACATGCTGCTTCCACTGTGTGTATTCATCTTCCTTTGGCTTAATGATACGGGAGCCTACTGCAGCGGATCACTGTTTGGGAAACACAAACTTTTCCCACGCATCAGCCCGGGTAAGAGTTGGGAAGGAAGCATTGGAGGTGGTATTCTCGTGATGATTGTGGCTGCTTTCATCGGTTACTACACCAATGAAAACGGCCAAATTTCACAGCTTTCTGTTCTCGGTTGGGTTGGATTAGGACTCATCGTAGTGGTTTTCGGCACATGGGGAGATCTCGTAGAGAGCCTTTTCAAGCGCACATTGGGCATTAAAGACAGCGGGAAAATCATGCCGGGTCATGGTGGAATGCTCGACCGTTTCGATTCTTCTCTCATGGCTATTCCTGCTTCTGTCGTGTATCTCTACACACTGCAACTACTTTCATAA
- a CDS encoding aldose 1-epimerase family protein, translated as MEQIKNEHLTVSLSAHGAELQSIKDANGKEYLWQANPDKWGRHSPILFPIVCGLWNDTFRINGKEYPMSRHGFARDTDFTLVAQSEQKAVYALHDTAETLKVYPFHFNLAISYKLVGNRIKVVWHVENTDRKEIYFQIGGHPAFNVPDLKVGEPLHGRLRFDEAEPRRIFGNVKGCIAPEHHTVTTENGIFEFTEESFKDDAIIFDHSQLHKVSLLNKENKPEVTVDFKTPAIGIWSPYGKNAPFVCIEPWYGIADWVEFEGEFKDKYLMNKLLPGCSFMSEYTITIGELHAD; from the coding sequence ATGGAACAAATCAAGAACGAACACCTGACTGTGAGCCTTTCTGCTCATGGTGCAGAATTGCAGAGTATCAAGGATGCCAATGGGAAAGAATATCTCTGGCAAGCCAATCCCGACAAGTGGGGGCGTCATTCGCCTATCCTTTTCCCCATTGTCTGCGGACTGTGGAATGACACTTTCCGCATCAACGGCAAGGAATATCCCATGTCACGACATGGCTTTGCACGCGACACTGATTTCACTTTAGTGGCCCAGAGCGAACAAAAAGCGGTCTATGCACTGCACGATACTGCCGAAACGCTTAAGGTTTATCCTTTCCATTTCAATCTGGCTATCAGTTATAAACTTGTTGGAAACAGGATAAAGGTGGTGTGGCATGTGGAAAATACAGACCGAAAAGAGATTTATTTCCAGATTGGAGGACATCCCGCTTTTAATGTTCCCGACCTCAAAGTGGGTGAGCCCTTGCACGGAAGACTACGTTTTGATGAGGCCGAACCACGCCGGATATTCGGTAATGTGAAAGGTTGTATCGCGCCGGAACACCACACTGTGACCACTGAAAACGGCATATTCGAGTTTACAGAAGAGAGTTTCAAAGACGATGCCATTATCTTTGACCACAGTCAACTCCACAAAGTGAGTCTTCTGAACAAAGAAAACAAGCCCGAAGTAACTGTTGATTTCAAGACACCTGCTATCGGGATATGGAGTCCTTACGGCAAGAATGCACCCTTTGTCTGCATCGAACCGTGGTATGGAATTGCTGACTGGGTAGAGTTTGAAGGCGAGTTTAAGGATAAATATCTTATGAATAAACTGCTCCCCGGCTGCAGTTTCATGAGCGAATACACCATAACGATAGGGGAACTCCATGCGGATTGA